Sequence from the Actinocatenispora sera genome:
AAGGTACGCGGCTGGCGCAGCTTCACGTCGGTCCCGGCGCAGGGCGTGCCGGTGACGATCGTGGCGGGTCAGCGGCGGGTCGAGGCGCTCACCGACCGCGGCGGGTTCGTCGACCTGCGGGTCGACGCGGAGCTGACGCCCGGCTGGGACCAGGTGATGCTGGAGAGCGAGGGCACCGCCGCGGTGCCGGCGCCGGTCCGGGTCGTCGACCCGGACGTCCGGTTCGGCATCGTGTCCGACGTGGACGACACGGTGATGGTGACCGCGCTGCCCCGGCCGCTGCTCGCCGCCTGGAACACGTTCGTCCTGGACGAGCACGCGCGCGCCTCGGTGCCCGGGATGGCCGTGCTGTACGAGCGGCTCGCCACCGGCCATCCCGGCGCGCCGGTGTTCTACCTGTCCACCGGCGCCTGGAACGTGGCGCCGACACTGTCCCGATTCCTGTCCCGGCACCTGTTCCCGGCCGGCCCGCTGCTGCTGACCGACTGGGGCCCGACCACCGACTCGTGGTTTCGCAGCGGGCGCGAGCACAAGCGGGACACGCTGCGCCGGCTGACGACGGAGTTCCCGTCGATCCGGTGGCTGCTGATCGGCGACGACGGCCAGCACGACGAGCAGCTGTACGCGGAGTTCGCCGCCGAGTTCGGCGACCACGTGGCGGCGGTGGCGATCCGGCGGCTGTCGCCCACCCAGTCGCTGCTGGCCCGCGGCCTGCCCGCACCGCACGGCGCGCCGCACGGTCAGGACCTGACCTGGCTGTCCGCCCCGGACGGCGCCGGCCTGTCCACCCTGCTGCGCGAGGCCGGCCTGCTCCCCGACTGACCGCAGCAGATCGGGCCCTCGGCCCGGGGTCGCGCGCGCCATCGCCGGCGGGCGGCCGTCCATGCGACCCGGTCGCGCGGGG
This genomic interval carries:
- a CDS encoding App1 family protein; protein product: MSTRTDETPMHRAARVSDSMRALAERRLRQRGWRTMIVPYAGYGAPGWARVICRVLLRPPDPRPPRPRTKHRKVRGWRSFTSVPAQGVPVTIVAGQRRVEALTDRGGFVDLRVDAELTPGWDQVMLESEGTAAVPAPVRVVDPDVRFGIVSDVDDTVMVTALPRPLLAAWNTFVLDEHARASVPGMAVLYERLATGHPGAPVFYLSTGAWNVAPTLSRFLSRHLFPAGPLLLTDWGPTTDSWFRSGREHKRDTLRRLTTEFPSIRWLLIGDDGQHDEQLYAEFAAEFGDHVAAVAIRRLSPTQSLLARGLPAPHGAPHGQDLTWLSAPDGAGLSTLLREAGLLPD